One Panicum virgatum strain AP13 chromosome 9K, P.virgatum_v5, whole genome shotgun sequence genomic region harbors:
- the LOC120649530 gene encoding peroxisomal (S)-2-hydroxy-acid oxidase GLO1, with translation MFKVQSALCTLHHHSSSVESGVGAPAGGKGTMGEITNVMEYQAIAKQKLPKMAYDYYASGAEDEWTLKENREAFSRILFRPRILIDVSKIDMTTSVLGFKISMPIMIAPTAFQKMAHPDGEYATARAASAAGTIMTLSSWATSSVEEVASTGPGIRFFQLYVYKDRKVVEQLVRRAERAGFKAIALTVDTPRLGRREADIKNRFVLPPHLTLKNFEGLDLGKMDQANDSGLASYVAGQIDRTLSWKDVKWLQSITSLPILVKGVVTAEDARLAVHSGAAGIIVSNHGARQLDYVPATISALEEVVTAAQGRIPVYLDGGVRRGTDVFKALALGASGIFVGRPVVFALAAEGEAGVRNVLRMLQEEFELTMALSGCTTLADINRSHILTEGDRLRPTPRL, from the exons ATGTTCAAGGTTCAGTCTGCGCTATGCACccttcatcatcattcatcatCTGTTG AGAGTGGCGTGGGGGCTCCGGCCGGCGGCAAAGGCACCATGGGGGAGATCACCAACGTCATGGAGTACCAGGCCATCGCGAAGCAGAAGCTTCCCAAGATGGCCTACGACTACTACGCCTCCGGCGCCGAGGACGAGTGGACGCTCAAGGAGAACCGGgaggccttctccaggatcct GTTCCGCCCTCGCATACTGATCGATGTGTCCAAGATTGACATGACCACAAGTGTTCTGGGCTTCAAGATCTCGATGCCCATTATGATTGCTCCCACTGCCTTTCAGAAAATGGCTCACCCAGATG GGGAGTATGCAACTGCACGGGCAGCATCAGCAGCAGGAACTATCATG ACACTGTCGTCATGGGCTACTTCAAGCGTCGAGGAGGTCGCCTCGACCGGGCCAGGAATCCGTTTCTTCCAGCTATAT GTGTACAAGGACAGGAAGGTGGTGGAGCAGCTGGTGAGAAGGGCCGAGAGGGCCGGGTTCAAGGCGATCGCGCTCACCGTGGACACCCCACGCCTCGGCCGACGCGAAGCCGACATCAAGAACAG GTTTGTTCTGCCGCCACACCTGACGCTGAAGAACTTTGAGGGCCTGGACCTCGGCAAGATGGACCAG GCCAACGATTCTGGGCTTGCATCGTACGTTGCCGGGCAAATTGACCGCACCCTGAGCTGGAAG GATGTCAAGTGGCTGCAGAGCATCACCTCGCTGCCGATCCTGGTGAAGGGAGTCGTCACGGCAGAGGACG CGAGGCTGGCCGTCCACTCCGGCGCGGCGGGCATCATCGTGTCGAACCACGGCGCGCGCCAGCTGGACTACGTGCCAGCGACCATCAGCGCCCTCGAGGAGGTCgtgacggcggcgcaggggcgcatCCCGGTGTacctcgacggcggcgtccgCCGCGGCACCGACGTGTTCAAGGCGCTCGCCCTCGGCGCCTCCGGCATTTTC GTCGGGAGGCCGGTGGTGTTCGCgctggcggcggagggcgaggcgggcGTCCGGAACGTGCTGCGGATGCTGCAGGAGGAGTTCGAGCTGACCATGGCGCTCAGTGGCTGCACGACGCTGGCCGACATCAACCGCAGCCACATCCTGACCGAGGGCGACCGCCTCCGCCCCACGCCCAGGTTGTGA